Proteins co-encoded in one Cytophaga hutchinsonii ATCC 33406 genomic window:
- a CDS encoding substrate-binding domain-containing protein, with translation MKIRCGGVPEHFNYPWHVAIEQGYFSAEGIEFEWIDYKGGTGAMCQDLRADIIDIATLLTEGAITDIANGNPSTIDSVYVSSPLIWGIHTGAQSQHSNPDTPGLIKYAVSRMGSGSHLMALVDRIQRGLSLTDASWELIQNLDGARVSLQKNDSDYFLWEKNMTAPYVYNGELRRIGECPTPWPSVVITITKKASARIGNLSGMYRALEKAIHFIQQLPDPVQTIASVYDLKIEDAKDWYSRIEWAINTPLTEKDFDTTCHALVEAGILKEKPDYTHICKA, from the coding sequence ATGAAAATAAGATGTGGCGGTGTACCTGAGCATTTCAATTATCCCTGGCATGTTGCTATTGAACAGGGTTATTTTTCTGCTGAAGGTATTGAATTTGAATGGATAGATTACAAAGGCGGTACAGGAGCCATGTGTCAGGATCTGCGTGCAGATATTATTGATATTGCAACACTGTTAACGGAAGGTGCTATTACCGATATTGCAAATGGTAACCCTTCAACGATTGATTCTGTATACGTATCATCTCCCTTAATATGGGGCATACACACCGGTGCACAATCACAGCATTCAAATCCGGATACCCCAGGCCTTATTAAATATGCTGTAAGCAGAATGGGTTCCGGTTCTCATCTGATGGCGCTTGTTGACCGCATTCAGCGTGGTTTAAGCTTAACAGATGCTTCCTGGGAATTGATACAGAATTTAGATGGTGCACGCGTTTCTTTACAAAAAAATGATTCCGATTATTTTCTATGGGAAAAAAACATGACGGCTCCTTATGTATATAATGGTGAATTGAGAAGAATCGGTGAATGCCCCACACCATGGCCTTCTGTAGTAATCACAATTACTAAAAAGGCTTCTGCACGTATTGGTAATTTATCGGGTATGTACAGAGCACTGGAAAAAGCAATACATTTCATTCAACAACTTCCTGACCCGGTACAAACAATTGCTTCTGTATATGATTTAAAGATTGAAGATGCAAAAGACTGGTATTCCCGTATTGAATGGGCAATCAATACACCACTTACTGAAAAAGATTTTGATACAACCTGCCATGCCTTGGTTGAAGCGGGAATTTTAAAAGAAAAACCTGATTACACCCATATCTGCAAGGCATAG
- a CDS encoding PorP/SprF family type IX secretion system membrane protein: protein MKKSYLLLCFMFCCAVGAFAQQRPQYTQYMVNPFLLNPAVSGTEDYADLRAGYRKQWAGFEGSPRTMYVSAHTNIGKHLVTNNRSRSKKNGFHGIGGIITNDAIGATNTTTLSAAYSYHLKVSKKVFVSLGAMGGFNQFSLDANKLQPASQGDNLIQSQSKMGLGDITVGGWVYSDKFYFGASMAQLAPSLTFTRTGEALNYQLAHHYFVMAGYMIPLGYDFKFIPSVCIKGLTPAPLSFDINAKIRYKDFLWAGVSYRNRDAVAGMVGIIINNIFDISYSYDYVTSDIHKYTGGSHEIVVGYRLRSQGRIICPSNFW, encoded by the coding sequence ATGAAAAAGTCTTATTTGTTATTGTGTTTCATGTTTTGTTGTGCAGTTGGCGCGTTTGCTCAGCAGCGTCCGCAATACACGCAGTATATGGTTAACCCGTTTTTGTTAAACCCGGCCGTTTCGGGAACAGAAGACTATGCAGATCTGCGGGCAGGTTACCGCAAGCAGTGGGCAGGTTTTGAAGGATCACCGCGTACCATGTATGTGAGTGCGCATACCAATATCGGCAAGCATTTAGTCACCAATAACCGTTCAAGAAGCAAGAAAAACGGTTTCCATGGAATCGGCGGTATTATAACCAACGATGCGATCGGAGCCACCAATACGACCACGTTGAGTGCAGCATATTCCTACCATTTGAAAGTATCCAAAAAGGTATTTGTATCGCTGGGTGCTATGGGTGGATTTAACCAGTTTTCGCTGGATGCCAACAAGCTTCAGCCGGCCTCTCAAGGGGATAACCTGATCCAGAGCCAGTCGAAGATGGGTTTAGGGGATATCACAGTTGGTGGCTGGGTGTATTCAGATAAGTTTTACTTTGGAGCCTCTATGGCTCAGCTGGCACCGAGCTTAACGTTTACACGTACAGGGGAAGCGCTTAACTATCAGCTGGCGCACCATTATTTTGTGATGGCCGGTTATATGATCCCGCTGGGATATGATTTTAAATTCATTCCATCGGTTTGTATCAAAGGGTTAACGCCTGCGCCTTTATCGTTTGATATCAATGCGAAGATCCGTTACAAGGATTTTTTATGGGCCGGAGTATCGTACAGAAACCGGGATGCGGTAGCGGGTATGGTTGGGATCATCATCAACAATATCTTTGATATCAGCTATTCCTATGACTATGTAACCAGCGACATTCATAAATATACAGGAGGCTCCCATGAGATTGTGGTAGGGTACCGCTTACGCTCTCAGGGCAGAATCATCTGCCCCTCTAACTTCTGGTAA
- a CDS encoding gliding motility-associated C-terminal domain-containing protein, with translation MFKFRKLYYTWIIAVISLLATVQVKAQDLLISGGYAYSTAICANGNVYSWGQNNAGTPSIKGTLGIGSATDPILSPTRVLFPTNDPYFSGVLGLPNITIRAVDAGSTLTLMALDCHTGVWTVGMNNDANGVLGQGPGKGGASTVPARVLKGEYTGTAYHPSLSTYLTNVKSISGGDNMNYVIMNGSGEVMSWGLNANGQLGNGTTTSSTTPVYVRTNATTTLKNAIQIEAGDKTGYALIDPDGDGIGTVYSWGANTNGELGRSNAGGTNNGTENGPNSNYASPVVFKTGLPLDNIVSISAGDVMCFAIDVDGFVWAWGNNGWFGLCGTGPGGVHSDPKRVLAGEWATTPGGAGQTFLKARAIGGGQGFGMAVSIDGIPLAWGGNGGNNGYLGNGSTTPSDVAVIIRTSAAAYDTDVIGISDGDGWGFYTRRDGSLRTWGFNAQGQLGIGNTTSQVYAVTFALPGGCAIPDPKPFAKITPRDQNICPGSWTGTLLNSQFNVSGALAPNYTIRWYKDGSATPITGATTSTYNATAIGTYKVVVKYIGASVPCATYPDAIDEITIAEAVAPYTANAGTYCGTTGTFSVTGYTGNLTNFQWFKDAVGGTAIPITPATTPPNTSNTITTALTNATMVNATTYRLWAEDIYGLDNYAAKTPPCATTSRMAINGGSFAVAFTLAQTNGVIINSIDVTAWDYNNKTVSYQVRILSDNGSNSPDFASNIWTSPTKTMDFTASAVQQSIPLNFNASILTPGTKYWMQIISTDQFTVADYTDCSANPLPLVDDSGKGVLTIGNSYKNSSVNTKFPNIYNFNIKRGIAYPCKRIPVDITKDCPPCTKPSSVTITTPSTGTVTLCQGTAQNLIGSATVTAAAQNTNFTYSWIKVLPTPVTTPVAATVIALPANTPTSTPAFALTGALTDAGTYTLRVEDGNTGNASCYTEASVVVVVNATTVAGSIAAAQTICTGGDPVAFTSVAATGGNGTTYSYVWEKSINGAAYADITPAVTTATFDEGVLTNAGTTAMTVDYRRKVTSGACPQVTTAAIRITVNPAIVAGIVAADQTICSGGDPAAFTVTAAPTGGTGTYTYQWQSASALAGTYTNISSATGATYDVPSGLTATTYYRRVDASGTCTTVNTNVITVTVQPALVAGSIASAQTICTGGDPVAFTSVAATGGNGTTYSYVWEKSINGAAYADITPAVSTATFDEGVLTNTGTTAMTVDYRRKVTSGMCSQVTTAAVRITVTPAIVAGAIATDQAICSGGDPAAFTVPTAASGGTGTFTYQWESSVSPFTTWTAISTSGTGSTYDAPSGLTATTHYRRVVSSGTCTAANTNEVIVTVTPTVAPGVTISTPSTTICAGTSVTFTATPTNAGTPPTYQWYKGAVGSGTAIGSATGSTYTTSSVANNDSYYVVVTSTATCPSPATASSTAIVMTVTTVVTPAVSITAAPAGTICAGTSVTFTASPGNGGTAPTYEWFIKKTTDAAPVSQGAASSAAGSDEFTRSNLGNGDEVSVRMVSNSGCVVAPGIANSNVITMTVTPIPAPSVSLSANKSTLCPSETIIYTAVPTAGGAAPTYVWKNNGTVITGQSGSTLTTTGTAIGTPNSITVEMVSNAPCAPATPAVSTPVAVTVTPVPTLSVSIAADKTTICSGNAVQFTASATGSGSTPAPTYEWFIGAAGSETSQGAGSTTANPYSTTSLTTTAALSPQTYSIYVRATSNATCASTTPAQSAAVTVTVNAGVGAGTITTTLLTICNNTVPGAITEASAASGGTSPTYTWEESIDNGAWGPATGTVSGTGFTPSGAKTGTKVSYRRIVTYTSIPAPCNTAMSNIIDITVNPALVAGVIQDDQIICSGLVPAALTQVSAPTGGTGSYTYQWQSSTTGTAGSFSNIGGATTSGYAPGALTATTYYQRVETSGTCGSVTGNMVTITVSTPEVVTAQINDPGQVCEGSVPMVFTATTTGSGTLTYAWTLDGAPVGTNSSTYSYNPTTASDAGKKVKVVVTTSIGCNAGPGISNEVALNIVVSSMPSVSITGAPAVQCSGLPVRFTVSNTTAGGNNPTYQWFIESQAGVATAVSGATNTSFTSTGLTAGDKVYVELTSNLGCALGTNPHASNKIAPAILATPAPVINETPLPICSPEGFEFTATVGSATPPNTLQWYKDGVAISGATTSIYKAFESGLYSIEESNAACGTISTEVPLTVIQTPVANAGSDITVKEGEQVTLNGSGGVIYSWSPDTGLDDASSANPKLTADKTIMYILTVRDATGQCHDDDEVMVFVERPIKVPNVITVNGDGVNDTWEIENIESFPNAEFLIYNRWGNLVWKSTGYPKEWDATNFRNGEVLPDGTYFYIIDLHSTIYTEAYTGYIQVVK, from the coding sequence ATGTTTAAATTCAGAAAGTTATACTATACATGGATAATAGCTGTTATCAGTCTATTAGCAACTGTACAAGTAAAAGCGCAGGATTTATTAATATCCGGCGGATATGCGTATTCAACTGCCATATGTGCAAACGGTAACGTGTATTCCTGGGGCCAGAATAATGCTGGCACACCCTCTATAAAGGGTACATTAGGTATAGGTTCAGCGACCGATCCTATACTTTCTCCAACAAGAGTGTTATTTCCTACAAATGACCCGTATTTTTCCGGGGTATTAGGACTTCCCAATATTACAATTCGTGCTGTTGATGCAGGGTCTACGCTAACGCTGATGGCATTGGATTGTCATACAGGTGTATGGACAGTTGGTATGAATAATGATGCAAATGGTGTCTTGGGACAGGGCCCCGGTAAAGGTGGTGCATCAACGGTGCCGGCAAGGGTGTTAAAAGGAGAGTATACAGGTACCGCATATCATCCGTCTTTATCTACGTATTTGACGAATGTAAAATCCATTTCAGGAGGTGATAATATGAACTATGTTATCATGAACGGATCAGGTGAAGTAATGTCGTGGGGCTTAAATGCAAATGGTCAGTTAGGGAATGGTACAACAACATCAAGTACGACACCGGTATATGTTAGAACGAATGCTACAACAACATTAAAAAATGCTATTCAGATTGAAGCCGGAGATAAGACAGGTTATGCCTTAATTGATCCGGATGGAGATGGAATAGGTACAGTATATTCCTGGGGAGCCAACACAAATGGAGAACTGGGGCGTTCCAATGCGGGAGGCACAAATAACGGTACAGAGAATGGCCCCAATTCAAATTACGCCAGCCCCGTTGTATTCAAAACAGGTTTGCCATTAGACAACATTGTTTCAATTTCTGCAGGTGACGTAATGTGTTTTGCGATTGATGTGGATGGATTTGTCTGGGCATGGGGTAATAACGGCTGGTTTGGTTTATGCGGTACAGGTCCGGGCGGTGTGCATTCCGATCCGAAAAGAGTTCTGGCCGGAGAGTGGGCAACCACGCCGGGTGGAGCGGGGCAAACGTTTTTAAAGGCGCGTGCTATTGGTGGCGGGCAGGGTTTTGGTATGGCTGTTTCTATTGATGGCATTCCTTTGGCCTGGGGTGGAAATGGCGGCAATAATGGATATTTAGGAAATGGATCAACAACTCCTTCAGATGTTGCTGTAATTATCCGTACAAGTGCTGCTGCATACGATACAGATGTTATCGGTATTTCAGACGGTGACGGCTGGGGCTTTTACACCCGCAGAGACGGTAGTCTAAGAACATGGGGTTTTAATGCACAAGGACAATTAGGTATCGGAAACACAACGAGCCAGGTATATGCGGTAACCTTTGCATTACCGGGAGGCTGTGCAATCCCGGATCCGAAACCATTTGCGAAAATTACACCGAGAGATCAGAATATATGTCCAGGTTCATGGACAGGAACATTATTGAATTCGCAGTTTAATGTGTCCGGAGCATTAGCACCAAACTATACCATAAGATGGTATAAAGATGGATCGGCTACTCCAATTACCGGTGCTACAACATCTACATACAATGCAACGGCAATAGGTACCTATAAGGTGGTAGTCAAATATATCGGAGCTTCTGTACCATGTGCTACGTATCCGGACGCGATAGATGAAATTACCATTGCTGAAGCGGTTGCACCGTATACGGCAAATGCAGGGACATATTGCGGGACAACCGGAACATTTTCAGTTACTGGATATACCGGGAATTTAACAAACTTCCAATGGTTTAAAGATGCTGTGGGAGGAACCGCTATACCGATTACACCTGCTACTACTCCTCCCAATACAAGTAATACCATTACTACAGCATTAACAAATGCTACGATGGTAAACGCAACTACCTATAGATTGTGGGCAGAAGACATCTACGGATTAGATAATTATGCAGCTAAAACCCCTCCTTGTGCTACTACATCCCGTATGGCGATAAATGGAGGAAGCTTTGCAGTAGCTTTCACGTTGGCTCAGACAAACGGTGTAATCATTAATTCCATAGATGTAACAGCCTGGGACTACAACAATAAGACAGTTAGTTATCAAGTAAGAATATTATCTGATAATGGCTCTAATTCACCTGATTTTGCTTCCAATATATGGACGAGTCCAACAAAAACAATGGATTTTACAGCATCTGCGGTTCAGCAATCCATTCCATTAAACTTTAATGCTTCAATTTTAACTCCCGGTACGAAATACTGGATGCAGATAATTTCAACAGATCAGTTTACTGTGGCCGATTATACCGACTGTAGTGCCAATCCATTACCACTTGTTGATGATAGCGGGAAAGGTGTCTTAACGATCGGGAATTCATATAAGAATAGTAGTGTGAATACGAAGTTTCCTAATATTTATAATTTTAATATTAAAAGAGGAATTGCTTATCCATGTAAAAGAATACCAGTTGATATCACAAAAGATTGTCCACCCTGCACCAAACCGTCCTCGGTAACGATCACGACCCCTTCTACGGGTACGGTAACGCTTTGTCAGGGTACGGCTCAGAATCTAATCGGCAGTGCAACAGTAACAGCTGCTGCACAGAACACCAACTTTACGTATTCGTGGATCAAGGTTTTACCCACCCCTGTAACCACCCCGGTTGCAGCAACGGTAATTGCGCTTCCGGCCAATACACCTACGTCTACCCCGGCATTTGCCTTAACGGGCGCGCTAACGGATGCGGGTACCTATACCTTACGTGTAGAGGATGGCAACACAGGGAATGCATCCTGTTATACAGAGGCCAGCGTAGTGGTAGTCGTGAACGCTACAACAGTTGCGGGTTCCATAGCCGCAGCGCAGACGATCTGTACGGGCGGCGACCCGGTAGCCTTTACCAGCGTAGCAGCTACCGGCGGCAACGGGACAACATATTCGTATGTATGGGAAAAATCGATCAACGGAGCAGCGTATGCCGATATCACACCTGCAGTTACTACAGCTACTTTTGATGAAGGCGTATTAACCAATGCAGGGACAACAGCCATGACGGTTGACTACCGCCGTAAAGTTACCTCGGGGGCCTGTCCGCAGGTCACCACAGCCGCTATCCGTATCACGGTTAACCCAGCCATTGTTGCGGGCATAGTTGCGGCCGACCAGACGATCTGTTCAGGCGGGGATCCGGCAGCCTTTACGGTAACGGCGGCCCCGACAGGAGGCACAGGCACGTATACCTACCAGTGGCAGAGCGCTTCAGCCCTTGCAGGTACGTATACCAATATTTCCTCAGCAACAGGAGCCACCTACGATGTTCCATCGGGCTTAACAGCAACCACGTATTACAGAAGAGTAGATGCCTCAGGCACCTGTACAACAGTCAACACCAATGTTATCACTGTCACGGTTCAGCCGGCTTTGGTAGCAGGTTCCATAGCATCGGCCCAGACCATCTGTACAGGCGGCGACCCGGTAGCCTTTACCAGCGTAGCAGCTACCGGCGGCAACGGGACAACATATTCGTATGTATGGGAAAAATCCATCAACGGGGCAGCGTATGCCGATATTACTCCAGCCGTAAGCACAGCGACCTTTGATGAAGGCGTATTAACCAATACAGGTACAACCGCTATGACCGTAGACTACCGCCGTAAAGTTACCTCGGGAATGTGTTCTCAGGTGACCACCGCAGCGGTACGTATCACAGTTACTCCGGCCATTGTTGCCGGCGCTATAGCCACCGATCAGGCGATCTGTTCAGGCGGTGACCCGGCAGCCTTTACAGTTCCAACGGCAGCATCGGGCGGTACAGGCACCTTTACCTACCAGTGGGAATCCTCGGTTTCACCGTTCACAACCTGGACAGCAATATCCACATCAGGCACAGGCTCTACCTATGATGCCCCATCAGGCTTAACAGCGACAACCCACTACAGAAGAGTTGTCTCATCAGGTACATGCACTGCAGCCAACACCAACGAAGTGATTGTTACCGTAACACCGACTGTTGCGCCAGGGGTAACAATCTCCACGCCATCAACGACAATCTGTGCGGGCACAAGCGTAACGTTTACCGCTACGCCAACCAACGCAGGTACGCCTCCGACTTATCAGTGGTACAAAGGAGCAGTAGGCTCAGGTACGGCGATAGGTTCAGCAACAGGCTCCACCTATACAACCAGTTCGGTAGCCAACAACGACAGCTATTATGTTGTTGTAACCAGTACGGCAACCTGCCCGAGCCCTGCCACAGCAAGCTCCACAGCGATAGTAATGACTGTAACCACGGTTGTAACCCCTGCGGTAAGCATTACAGCAGCACCAGCCGGTACGATCTGCGCCGGCACAAGCGTAACCTTTACAGCGAGTCCGGGCAACGGAGGTACCGCGCCGACCTATGAGTGGTTTATAAAAAAGACCACAGATGCGGCCCCTGTAAGCCAGGGGGCAGCGAGCTCTGCAGCAGGATCCGATGAGTTCACGCGTTCCAACCTTGGAAACGGCGATGAAGTAAGCGTTCGTATGGTAAGTAACTCCGGCTGCGTAGTTGCTCCGGGTATAGCCAATTCGAATGTGATCACGATGACAGTTACACCGATCCCTGCCCCGTCGGTATCGTTATCAGCCAACAAGAGCACGTTATGTCCATCCGAGACCATTATTTATACAGCCGTTCCGACAGCAGGGGGTGCCGCACCTACCTATGTATGGAAAAATAACGGCACAGTCATTACAGGCCAGTCGGGCTCAACGCTGACAACCACAGGTACAGCGATCGGCACACCAAACTCCATTACGGTAGAAATGGTAAGCAATGCGCCATGCGCGCCTGCAACCCCGGCCGTCTCCACACCGGTAGCCGTAACGGTTACCCCTGTACCGACCTTATCGGTAAGCATCGCAGCAGATAAGACCACGATCTGTTCAGGTAATGCGGTTCAGTTTACCGCTAGCGCAACGGGTTCAGGCTCCACACCAGCGCCAACCTATGAGTGGTTCATCGGAGCGGCAGGTTCAGAAACCAGCCAGGGAGCAGGTTCCACCACGGCGAACCCGTACAGCACAACATCGTTAACGACCACAGCAGCGTTAAGCCCTCAGACCTACAGCATTTATGTAAGAGCGACCAGCAATGCAACCTGCGCGAGCACCACTCCGGCACAGTCCGCAGCGGTCACTGTTACGGTAAATGCCGGAGTTGGCGCGGGAACAATCACAACAACGTTATTAACGATCTGCAACAACACCGTTCCCGGTGCGATTACTGAAGCAAGCGCTGCCAGCGGAGGCACTTCCCCGACCTATACGTGGGAAGAATCCATTGACAACGGGGCCTGGGGCCCTGCCACAGGCACTGTAAGCGGTACGGGCTTTACACCGAGCGGCGCCAAAACAGGCACCAAAGTATCCTACAGAAGAATTGTAACCTATACAAGCATCCCGGCTCCATGCAACACAGCCATGAGCAACATTATCGACATCACGGTTAACCCTGCTTTAGTGGCCGGCGTTATCCAGGATGATCAGATAATCTGTTCAGGATTGGTTCCGGCAGCGCTTACCCAGGTAAGCGCGCCAACAGGCGGTACAGGCAGCTATACCTACCAGTGGCAGAGCAGCACCACAGGCACAGCCGGTTCGTTCAGCAATATTGGCGGAGCCACCACATCTGGCTATGCACCGGGCGCATTAACGGCAACCACCTACTACCAGCGCGTGGAAACGTCCGGCACATGCGGGAGTGTCACCGGCAATATGGTAACCATCACCGTATCGACCCCCGAAGTAGTAACAGCCCAGATCAACGATCCGGGTCAGGTATGCGAGGGTTCAGTGCCGATGGTGTTTACGGCCACCACAACAGGATCCGGTACCTTAACGTATGCCTGGACACTTGACGGAGCACCGGTAGGCACCAACAGCAGTACATACAGCTATAACCCAACCACAGCATCCGATGCAGGCAAAAAAGTAAAAGTAGTTGTAACGACCTCAATCGGCTGTAATGCCGGTCCTGGTATCTCCAATGAAGTAGCCCTGAATATTGTTGTATCAAGCATGCCTTCGGTAAGCATCACGGGAGCGCCTGCGGTACAGTGTTCCGGTTTACCGGTCCGCTTTACGGTAAGCAATACCACAGCCGGTGGCAACAACCCGACCTACCAGTGGTTCATCGAATCACAGGCAGGTGTAGCCACCGCAGTAAGCGGGGCAACCAATACAAGCTTTACCAGCACAGGCTTAACTGCCGGGGATAAGGTGTATGTGGAACTTACTTCCAATCTTGGCTGCGCACTGGGTACCAACCCGCACGCTTCCAATAAGATCGCACCAGCGATCCTTGCTACACCGGCTCCGGTGATCAATGAGACACCGCTTCCGATCTGCAGCCCGGAAGGGTTTGAGTTCACCGCCACAGTAGGAAGTGCAACGCCTCCAAATACGCTGCAGTGGTATAAGGATGGCGTAGCGATAAGCGGAGCAACCACAAGCATCTACAAAGCCTTTGAAAGCGGACTTTATTCGATAGAGGAGAGCAATGCAGCATGCGGCACGATCTCCACGGAAGTACCGCTTACCGTAATCCAGACGCCGGTAGCCAATGCGGGTTCAGATATCACGGTAAAAGAAGGAGAGCAGGTAACGCTGAACGGCAGCGGGGGAGTAATCTACAGCTGGAGCCCGGATACGGGTCTGGATGATGCCAGTTCAGCCAATCCGAAGTTAACAGCCGATAAGACAATCATGTATATCTTAACGGTTCGTGACGCCACAGGCCAGTGCCATGATGATGATGAAGTAATGGTGTTTGTGGAGCGTCCGATCAAGGTACCCAATGTAATAACAGTAAACGGTGATGGAGTGAACGATACCTGGGAGATTGAGAACATCGAGAGCTTCCCCAATGCCGAGTTCCTGATCTACAACCGCTGGGGGAACCTGGTGTGGAAGAGCACAGGGTATCCCAAGGAGTGGGATGCGACCAACTTCCGCAACGGGGAAGTATTGCCCGACGGTACCTACTTCTACATCATCGACCTGCACAGTACCATCTATACAGAAGCATACACCGGGTATATACAGGTAGTGAAATAA